A single genomic interval of Juglans regia cultivar Chandler chromosome 1, Walnut 2.0, whole genome shotgun sequence harbors:
- the LOC108996776 gene encoding probable protein S-acyltransferase 19 gives MGLYLMAMDAPWIFSKLVERWSKRVFHDEVVPHLEPGMVPSTVDPDATGIAERGPKLPKRPVRISAWKLARLDSNEAMRAAAKARASSSVLRPVDNCHLQDPDLSSSGNMSIRSSVSTEMGSNKEIKNDMRLSSLRKSFAPSQGGRDEYETGTQSVSSFSSPSHVHEAVTLSPLPQGHGLGRFSAVSSFPNLAHDPPLTSKASFANVNTSTSHPLGSDEKTMQKRSTDSLLLSAPATSILRDVKRTSVVWDQEAGRFVSIPVSALEARNRSSTQIGLPSSSAETSIYNRRPVFPPQESSSSAVNAPVPQAEKLMYTGDSIFFGGPLLSLPVRENLKNERMLGSRECQERLALNLSRESRFKRDSASNQLPVFVPITFEHKPPSGSGS, from the coding sequence GACGAAGTTGTGCCTCACTTGGAGCCTGGAATGGTTCCATCAACTGTAGATCCGGATGCAACTGGAATTGCAGAAAGAGGACCAAAGTTACCCAAAAGGCCTGTCCGTATCAGTGCCTGGAAACTTGCAAGGTTAGATTCTAATGAAGCCATGAGAGCAGCAGCCAAAGCCAGGGCATCGTCCTCTGTTCTACGGCCAGTTGATAACTGCCATTTACAGGATCCAGATTTAAGCTCCAGTGGCAACATGAGCATCCGAAGTAGTGTGAGCACTGAAATGGGGTCAAATAAAGAGATAAAGAATGATATGAGATTATCTTCCTTGAGGAAATCTTTTGCTCCGAGCCAAGGTGGCCGGGATGAGTATGAAACAGGGACTCAAAGTGTGAGCAGCTTCAGCAGTCCAAGCCATGTTCATGAAGCGGTAACCCTTAGTCCTCTACCTCAAGGTCATGGTTTGGGTCGTTTTAGTGCAGTTAGCTCTTTCCCAAACTTAGCTCACGATCCTCCATTAACATCCAAGGCATCTTTTGCAAATGTCAACACCTCGACGTCCCATCCTTTGGGATCTGATGAAAAGACCATGCAGAAGCGGAGTACTGATTCTTTACTGCTTTCAGCTCCAGCTACTTCTATTCTTAGAGATGTTAAAAGGACATCTGTTGTCTGGGACCAAGAAGCTGGGAGATTCGTGTCAATTCCAGTATCAGCTTTGGAAGCTAGAAACAGATCATCCACACAAATAGGATTGCCAAGTTCTAGTGCAGAAACAAGCATTTATAACAGAAGGCCCGTTTTTCCACCGCAAGAATCTTCATCTTCTGCAGTGAACGCTCCAGTTCCACAAGCAGAGAAGCTGATGTACACAGGAGACTCTATATTCTTTGGTGGTCCGCTTTTGAGCTTACCAGTAAGGGAAAATTTGAAGAACGAACGAATGTTGGGTTCTAGAGAGTGCCAAGAGAGATTGGCCCTTAATTTATCTCGGGAGTCTAGATTCAAAAGGGATTCAGCGTCAAACCAGCTTCCCGTGTTTGTCCCAATAACTTTCGAGCATAAGCCCCCATCTGGCTCCGGTTCATAG